The window CGTCCAGAGTCGGATCGCCGATGAGCTCGTCGAACACCCGACGAGACCCCGCAGACAGGCCCTCCCGGGCGTACGCCACGAGCACGGTTCGCTTGCCCTCGCGCAGGTCGTCTCCCGACGGCTTGCCGGTCACGGCTGCGTCTCCGAAGACCCCGAGCACGTCGTCGCGCAATTGGAACGCCATCCCCACCGGGTGGCCGAACGCCGAGAGCGCGTCGCGCTGCTCCTCGTCGGCTTCGCCCAGGGCGGCCCCGATGAGCAACGGCTGCTGGATGCTGTACCGCGCCGACTTGAAGGATGCGACGCGCAGCGCGCGCTCCGCGTGGTGCTCGTCGGGCTGGCGGACGAACGCCGATTCCTCCGCGATGTCGAGGAACTGACCGATCGTGACGTCGCGGCGCATGCGCGCGTACTCGGCGCGGGCAGACGCCGCCGCCGCGGTCGGGCGGGTCGTGAGGCCCTCTTCGAGCAGATCGTCGCTCCACGCCACGAGCAGATCGCCCAGCAGGATCGCGCCGGAGCGGCCGAACGCCGCGGCGTCGCCGTGCCAACCCGATTCGCGGTGCACGGCCTCGAGGGCACGGTGGGTCGCGGGGCGTCCGCGACGGGTGTCGGAGTTGTCGATGATGTCGTCGTGCACCAGCGCGGCAGCGTGGAAGATCTCCAGCGACGCCGCCGCGGCGACGATGCCGTCGGGGTCGGATGCGGCCGGGCGCCCGCCGGCTTCGACGACGGCGCGCCAGCCGGTCAGGCAGAAACGGGCGCGGAGGCGCTTTCCACCGCGGAGCGCATCGGCGGCGACCTCGACGAAACGGCCCGCTTCGTCCCCCATCTCGTCGGAAGAGCGGGTCTGCGAACCCACGAAGTTGTCGAGTCGCTGGGAAACAGCCTCGATGGGATCCGGGGAGGGCAGCACGGGCCTAGCCTAGTGATCAGCGGCACGCGTACAATCGATGCCACGAGTACAAGAGGGGGATGCATGCCACTGTCAGAGCAGGAGCAGCGTCTGCTGGACGAGATGGAACGCCATCTCATGCGAAACGACGCCGATGTCGTCACGGCCCCTGGTCGTGCCCTCAGTTATCGGAACATCGTGTACGGCACGATCCTGGTGCTCGTCGGGATCGGCGCCCTCATCGCGGGCGTAGCGATCAACGTGCAGGCCGCGAGCATCGCGGTGGGTGTGATCGGCTTCGTCGTCATGCTCGGCGGAGTGATCCTCGCCGTCACGCCTCTTCGCGGGTCGGCCCCGTCGCCCAGTTCACCCGCCGCCGCCCCGTCGGCCGGCGCCTCGAAATCGCGAGCCGGCTCCTCGTTCATGGACCGGATGAATGATCGCTGGGATCGACGCAACGAC is drawn from Microbacterium hatanonis and contains these coding sequences:
- a CDS encoding polyprenyl synthetase family protein, which encodes MLPSPDPIEAVSQRLDNFVGSQTRSSDEMGDEAGRFVEVAADALRGGKRLRARFCLTGWRAVVEAGGRPAASDPDGIVAAAASLEIFHAAALVHDDIIDNSDTRRGRPATHRALEAVHRESGWHGDAAAFGRSGAILLGDLLVAWSDDLLEEGLTTRPTAAAASARAEYARMRRDVTIGQFLDIAEESAFVRQPDEHHAERALRVASFKSARYSIQQPLLIGAALGEADEEQRDALSAFGHPVGMAFQLRDDVLGVFGDAAVTGKPSGDDLREGKRTVLVAYAREGLSAGSRRVFDELIGDPTLDDEQIASLQQTIVETGALDRVEQLITDYARTADRALSGARLGNAAVGELRDLARAATTRSA
- a CDS encoding DUF3040 domain-containing protein, with the translated sequence MPLSEQEQRLLDEMERHLMRNDADVVTAPGRALSYRNIVYGTILVLVGIGALIAGVAINVQAASIAVGVIGFVVMLGGVILAVTPLRGSAPSPSSPAAAPSAGASKSRAGSSFMDRMNDRWDRRNDPS